Proteins encoded together in one Syntrophorhabdaceae bacterium window:
- a CDS encoding integron integrase, protein MREAFRLRHRSLSTEKAYLSWLRSFKAYVEQKEPYQFNGRDLQDFLSHLAVDKKVSSSTQNQALNAIVFFYRHVLDKNIDQELSAVRAKQKRHLTVVLTIKEIQDIFDQLSGTNKLMAMLIYGAGLRLQECLQLRVKDVDIEQNILIIRSGKGDRDRRTVLPEVLKDDLIMHLGEIRSLYEQDRKNEIAGVWLPDALDKKYPNAGKEWGWFWLFPSKSLSIDPRSNIVRRHHIHPSLLQKAFKTAVWKTGITKQASVHTLRHSFATHLLESGYDIRTIQELLGHRNLQTTMIYTHVATKNVLGGEKPAG, encoded by the coding sequence ATGCGTGAAGCCTTCAGGCTTAGACACAGATCACTCAGCACGGAGAAGGCTTATCTTAGCTGGTTAAGGAGTTTTAAAGCCTATGTAGAGCAAAAGGAGCCATACCAGTTTAACGGTAGGGATCTTCAAGACTTTTTAAGCCACCTGGCTGTAGATAAGAAGGTTTCATCTTCTACCCAGAACCAGGCTTTAAATGCCATTGTCTTTTTCTACCGTCATGTCCTGGATAAGAACATAGATCAGGAATTAAGCGCCGTTCGGGCCAAACAGAAAAGGCACCTAACGGTTGTCCTTACAATTAAAGAAATCCAGGATATCTTTGATCAATTATCAGGCACTAACAAATTGATGGCTATGTTGATTTATGGGGCAGGACTTAGACTTCAGGAATGTTTACAGTTGAGGGTCAAAGATGTTGATATTGAGCAGAACATACTCATTATCAGATCAGGGAAGGGAGATAGGGATCGAAGAACTGTTTTACCGGAAGTTCTTAAGGATGATCTGATTATGCACCTTGGTGAAATAAGATCGCTCTATGAACAGGATCGAAAGAACGAAATAGCAGGGGTTTGGCTTCCAGATGCTTTGGATAAGAAATACCCGAATGCCGGGAAGGAATGGGGTTGGTTCTGGCTCTTTCCATCGAAATCGCTCTCTATTGACCCCAGAAGCAACATAGTCAGAAGACATCATATTCACCCTTCCTTACTGCAGAAGGCATTCAAGACCGCTGTTTGGAAAACAGGGATTACGAAACAGGCTTCAGTGCATACGCTAAGGCACAGCTTTGCAACCCATCTCCTGGAAAGTGGGTATGATATAAGAACGATTCAAGAATTACTTGGCCACCGGAATCTCCAGACCACCATGATCTACACCCATGTAGCCACAAAGAATGTTCTGGGGGGTGAGAAGCCCGCTGGATAA
- a CDS encoding enoyl-CoA hydratase-related protein, producing MENEYIITNIGNDYVGEIILNRPNKWNAFNTKMAEELDDALMEFDRDRRVRVILLKGAGKAFCVGIDVSEFPGKTPLEYREWIGHMGKSMATIGRISKPVIAQIHGIAAAIGTGLVAASDLAIASEDATFGLTAINVGLSCIGPSVAVSRSLGRKRTLELLLYGDMIKANRAMEIGLINRVAKREELENAGREWAAILAKKSPLAVQISKKAFYAASDMEYFKALDYMNDIISRLCTAQDTIEGINAFIEKREPNWKEM from the coding sequence ATGGAAAACGAATATATTATAACAAATATAGGGAATGATTATGTGGGAGAGATAATATTAAATCGACCAAATAAATGGAATGCCTTCAATACCAAAATGGCAGAAGAACTTGATGATGCCCTTATGGAATTTGACAGAGACAGAAGGGTGAGGGTGATACTTTTAAAAGGCGCAGGTAAGGCATTCTGTGTGGGTATTGATGTGAGTGAATTCCCGGGAAAAACACCACTGGAATACAGGGAATGGATAGGCCATATGGGTAAAAGCATGGCAACAATAGGTCGCATTAGTAAACCTGTTATTGCCCAGATTCATGGTATAGCTGCAGCAATAGGCACTGGTCTTGTGGCAGCATCGGATCTGGCTATTGCATCAGAGGATGCGACCTTTGGATTGACAGCCATAAATGTAGGGCTAAGCTGTATAGGGCCTTCAGTGGCTGTTTCTCGTTCCCTTGGAAGAAAAAGAACCCTTGAATTGCTCCTCTACGGTGATATGATCAAAGCAAACAGGGCAATGGAGATAGGACTTATAAATCGAGTAGCTAAAAGAGAAGAACTGGAAAACGCAGGACGTGAGTGGGCAGCCATCCTTGCCAAAAAAAGTCCTCTTGCAGTTCAAATATCAAAAAAGGCATTTTATGCAGCTTCGGATATGGAATATTTCAAGGCCCTTGATTATATGAATGATATAATCTCCCGTTTATGCACTGCCCAGGACACCATAGAAGGGATAAATGCATTTATTGAAAAAAGAGAACCAAATTGGAAGGAGATGTAG
- a CDS encoding aryl-sulfate sulfotransferase: MFVNNRNFFSVFCGLLLILNLGGCNPLVGGKGFNYEKPITDSDIIVDIYLPEKACHGTTLFSDNHNPQRPRIIEVNMQGEIVWQYMVPEHLKEYTNPGFDVELLPNNNVLFVLPRNGVYEIDRKGNVIWSYMDDKVSHDVDRLPNGNTLVVWGVDQINDAQVKEINPKGKIVWAWYAKDYFNKMPYKEISWEGWTHANAVTRLKNGNTLISLRNFCFVVEVNPEGSVVRKIGEGVLYSPHDPEELSNGNILVANQNIPLGALGGYPREMANIIRQNQPNWHQAVEIDPDTGQVIWRSQEFGYEDMPVRDADRLPNGNTLITTATRIIEITREGEVVWQLKVKGLNKKSIPRERASKGLYKAQRIVRP, from the coding sequence ATGTTTGTGAATAATAGAAACTTCTTTTCGGTTTTTTGTGGACTGCTCTTGATTCTCAATTTAGGTGGCTGCAATCCCCTTGTAGGAGGCAAGGGATTCAATTATGAAAAACCTATAACCGATTCAGACATTATTGTTGATATTTATCTTCCTGAGAAGGCTTGCCATGGGACGACGCTATTTTCAGACAACCACAATCCTCAAAGACCTAGAATCATAGAGGTAAATATGCAAGGGGAGATTGTTTGGCAATATATGGTACCGGAACACCTGAAAGAGTATACTAATCCAGGATTTGATGTTGAATTACTGCCTAACAACAATGTACTGTTTGTATTGCCTAGAAATGGAGTATATGAGATTGATCGTAAAGGTAATGTTATCTGGTCATACATGGATGATAAAGTTTCCCATGACGTAGATCGTCTCCCAAATGGAAATACTTTGGTCGTATGGGGGGTAGATCAAATTAATGACGCCCAGGTGAAGGAAATCAATCCCAAGGGAAAGATCGTTTGGGCATGGTATGCAAAGGATTACTTTAATAAGATGCCTTATAAAGAAATTTCCTGGGAAGGATGGACTCATGCGAACGCTGTCACCAGGCTGAAAAATGGCAATACACTCATCAGTCTGAGAAATTTCTGCTTTGTGGTTGAAGTCAATCCCGAAGGATCAGTTGTCAGAAAGATAGGGGAAGGGGTTTTATATTCTCCACATGATCCGGAGGAGCTTTCCAATGGGAATATTCTGGTGGCAAATCAAAATATCCCACTTGGTGCATTGGGTGGTTATCCAAGAGAGATGGCAAATATCATTCGGCAGAATCAACCCAATTGGCATCAAGCAGTGGAAATTGATCCCGATACGGGCCAGGTGATTTGGCGCTCTCAAGAGTTTGGTTATGAGGACATGCCTGTACGTGATGCAGACCGCTTACCAAATGGCAATACATTAATCACTACGGCAACAAGGATTATTGAGATAACCCGGGAGGGAGAAGTCGTCTGGCAGCTTAAGGTAAAAGGTCTAAACAAAAAATCTATTCCAAGGGAGAGAGCATCTAAGGGACTTTATAAAGCTCAGAGAATAGTTAGGCCTTGA